A single region of the Nicotiana sylvestris chromosome 6, ASM39365v2, whole genome shotgun sequence genome encodes:
- the LOC104225775 gene encoding zinc finger BED domain-containing protein RICESLEEPER 2-like has translation MEDTSKVSDVGSSESLPITADSNTNTIDTQDSKKRKAMQPRSDVWNHFDKFEVNGVGKARCRYCKQAYAANSSKNGTTGLKNHLLRCKEYPLKIAEDNSQTKINFQSCQNDEGSIWKFDQKVVRRALIEMIVTDELPFSFVENEGFMKFMRKTQPLFRLPSRRTITKNCYEVYGELRWNSTYLMLDTAQHFEKAFDKLHLFDDGFSAYQCSHLCEDGGNAGPLESDDWVNVRNVIEFLARFHELTKKVSGSRYVTCNSHFEDVSELYCHLKMCLASEDEHLRKMAQQMQEKFKKYWGEPEKMNKMIFIASVLDPRNKFEYVEGALEELFGEEKGKKINAEVYAYMNSLFGEYLKKYSTESCPQSPSSSTSSNNTSNTPSGSVISASKIRTKLSLKKQKEDNGSGGAKSELDKYISEEQEPFSEEFDILSWWKTHAPRFPILSELARDVLAIPISSVASECAFSTGGRILDSFRSSLTPKCVQALICVQDWLREEKNPISVEEDLKYLEELELDMENNGSTTSIV, from the exons ATGGAAGATACAAGTAAAGTAAGTGATGTTGGTTCTAGTGAAAGTTTACCTATTACGGCAGATAGTAACACCAACACCATTGATACTCAAGATTCCAAGAAAAGGAAAGCAATGCAACCTAGGTCTGACGTTTGGAaccattttgataaatttgaggttaatgggGTTGGGAAAGCACGGTGTCGATATTGTAAACAAGCTTATGCTGCTAATTCATCTAAGAATGGAACAACAGGATTGAAGAATCATTTGCTTAGATGCAAAGAATACCCACTTAAAATTGCAGAAGATAATAGTCAAACAAAGATAAATTTTCAATCTTGCCAAAATGATGAAGGATcaatttggaaatttgatcaaaaagtggttaggagggccttaattgagatgatagttactgatgaactaccatttagctttgtagaaaatgaaggcTTTATGAAGTTTATGAGAAAAACTCAACCACTATTTCGTCTTCCTTCTCGTAGAACAATAACAAAGAATTGTTATGAAGTTTACGGTGAATTGAG gtggaattccacctatttGATGTTGGATACAGCTCAACACTTTGAAAAAGCCTTTGACAAGTTGCATCTTTTTGATGATGGATTTTCTGCTTATCAATGTTCTCATCTTTGTGAAGATGGTGGTAATGCAGGTCCTCTTGAATCTGATGATtgggtgaatgtgaggaatgtgaTAGAGTTTCTTGCAAGATTTCACGAGCTAACTAAAAAAGTTTCAGGTTCACGTTATGTCACTTGTAATTCTCATTTTGAGGATGTATCTGAACTTTATTGTCATTTGAAAATGTGTTTAGCTAGTGAGGATGAGCATTTGAGAAAAATGGCTCAGCAAATGCAAGAAAAGttcaagaagtattggggtgagcctgaaaagatgaataaaatgatttttattgcttccgtcttggatccacgtaacaaatttgaatatgttgagggagcacttgaagaactttttggggaggaaaaagggaagaaaataaatgcTGAGGTGTATGCTTATATGAATTCTTTGTTTGGAGAGTATCTAAAAAAGTATTCAACCGAATCTTGTCCTCAATCTCCATCTAGTTCTACTTCATCTAACAACACATCTAATACACCTAGTGGGAGTGTTATAAGTGCATCAAAAATAAGGACTAAGCTTAGCTTgaagaaacaaaaggaagacAATGGAAGTGGGGGTGCTAAATCGGAGTTGGATAAATACATTAGTGAAGAACAAGAGCCTTTTAGTGAAGAATTTGATATCTTGAGTTGGTGGAAAACACATGCTCCTAGATTTCCTATTCTTTCGGAGTTGGCTCGTGATGTGTTGGCAATTCCAATTTCTAGTGTGGCGTCGGAATGCGCGTTTAGCACTGGTGGCCgtattcttgattcatttaggagttcattgactccTAAATGTGTGCAAGCTCTTATTTGTGTTCAAGATTGGCTTAGAGAAGAGAAGAATCCTATTAGTGTTGAAGAAGACTTGAAGTATCTTGAGGAACTCGAGCTTG ATATGGAAAATAATGGAAGCACtactagcattgtttga
- the LOC104242252 gene encoding probable NOT transcription complex subunit VIP2 isoform X2, producing the protein MSGLLNSSLNGSASNLPDNTGRSFPSSFSPQSGAASPLYHHSGNIQGLHNMHGSFNVPNMSGTLGSRNTTINNVPSSGVQQSGNSLSSGRFASNNIPVALSQISQGSSHGHSSITSRGGMSVVGNTGYSSNTNGVGGSIPGILPTSAAIGNRSSVPGLGMSPILGNAGPRMSNSVGNIVGGNIGRSISSGAGLSVPGLASRLNLTANSGSGNLNVQGSNRLMSGVLQQASPQVMSMFGNSYPPAGGPLSQNHIQAVGNLNSMGMLNDLNSNDGSPFDINDFPQLSSRPSSAGGPQGQLGSLRKQIVQQNQEFSIQNEDFPALPGFKGGNADYGMDLHQKEQLHDNTLSMMQQQQFSMGRSGGFNLGGTYSSLRTQQQQQQQHAPSSGGPPGIGLRPLNSPSTVSGIGSYDQLIQQYQQHQSQSQFRLQQMSALGQPYRDQGMKSMQAQATPDPFGMLGLLSVIRMSDPDLTSLALGIDLTTLGLNLNSAENLHKAFGSPWSDEPAKGDPEFTVPQCYYAKQPPPLNQAYFSKFQLDTLFYIFYSMPKDEAQLYAANELYNRGWFYHREHRLWFMRVANMEPLVKTNAYERGSYICFDPNTWETIRKDNFVLHYEMLEKRPLLPQH; encoded by the exons ATGTCAGGGTTACTCAAT TCATCTCTAAACGGGTCAGCTTCAAATCTCCCTGACAACACCGGACGCTCATTTCCTTCATCTTTCTCTCCTCAATCTGGTGCAGCTTCCCCTCTTTATCATCACTCTG GAAATATTCAGGGCCTTCATAACATGCATGGGAGTTTTAATGTTCCTAACATGTCGGGTACACTTGGTTCAAGAAACACAACAATAAATAATGTCCCTTCAAGCGGTGTCCAGCAatctggaaatagcctctctagtGGTCGTTTTGCATCAAATAATATTCCCGTAGCCCTTTCACAG ATATCCCAAGGAAGTTCTCATGGTCATTCCAGCATTACAAGTAGAGGTGGTATGAGTGTTGTTGGTAACACGGGATATAGTAGTAACACTAATGGTGTTGGGGGTTCTATTCCTGGAATTCTGCCAACCTCTGCGGCCATTGGTAATCGAAGCTCTGTTCCAGGCCTTGGCATGTCCCCAATTTTGGGAAATGCTGGTCCAAGGATGTCAAACTCAGTTGGAAATATAGTTGGAGGCAACATTGGGAGAAGCATCAGCTCTGGTGCAGGATTGTCTGTGCCTGGTCTTGCTTCTAGACTAAATTTGACTGCGAACAGTGGTTCTGGAAATTTAAATGTTCAAGGATCTAATAGGCTAATGAGTGGTGTCCTCCAGCAAG CCTCTCCGCAGGTAATGTCTATGTTTGGTAATTCATATCCTCCTGCTGGTGGTCCACTATCTCAGAACCATATCCAAGCAGTCGGCAACCTTAATTCTATGGGAATGCTGAATGATCTGAATTCAAATGATGGGTCTCCATTTGATATAAACGATTTCCCTCAGCTAAGCAGCCGACCTAGTTCTGCTGGAGGGCCTCAAGGACAATTGG GTTCACTGCGAAAACAAATTGTTCAACAAAATCAGGAATTCAGCATTCAAAATGAAGATTTCCCAGCCTTGCCTGGATTTAAAG GTGGCAATGCTGATTATGGTATGGATCTACaccagaaagaacaactccatgATAATACTCTTTCTATGATGCAGCAGCAGCAGTTCTCT ATGGGCAGATCTGGTGGCTTTAACTTGGGAGGGACATACTCATCACTTCgcacacagcagcaacagcaacagcaacatgCCCCATCG TCTGGAGGACCTCCTGGTATCGGGTTACGACCTCTTAATTCTCCAAGTACTGTTTCTGGTATTGGCTCATACGATCAGCTTATCCAGCAGTATCAACAACATCAGAGTCAATCCCAATTTCGACTGCAGCAAATGTCTGCTTTAGGTCAGCCGTACAGGGATCAGGGCATGAAATCCATGCAGGCCCAAGCTACCCCTGACCCTTTTGGTATGCTTGGTTTACTAAGTGTAATAAGGATGAGCGATCCGGATCTGACTTCTCTTGCACTTGGAATTGATCTAACTACTCTTGGATTGAATTTGAACTCTGCCGAAAATTTACACAAGGCATTTGGTTCCCCATGGTCTGATGAGCCTGCCAAGGGTGATCCAGAATTTACTGTACCGCAATGTTATTATGCCAAGCAACCACCTCCTCTAAAT CAAGCATACTTCTCCAAGTTTCAGTTAGACACTTTGTTTTACATTTTCTACAG CATGCCAAAGGATGAAGCCCAATTATATGCTGCTAATGAATT GTATAATCGGGGCTGGTTTTACCACAGAGAACATCGATTATGGTTTATGAGGGTCGCCAACATGGAGCCTCTTGTCAAGACCAACGCCTATGAGAGAGgatcttatatatgttttgatcCAAACACATGGGAAACAATCCGCAAG GATAATTTTGTGCTCCACTATGAGATGTTGGAAAAAAGACCTCTTCTACCTCAGCACTAA
- the LOC104242252 gene encoding probable NOT transcription complex subunit VIP2 isoform X1 → MSGLLNSSLNGSASNLPDNTGRSFPSSFSPQSGAASPLYHHSGNIQGLHNMHGSFNVPNMSGTLGSRNTTINNVPSSGVQQSGNSLSSGRFASNNIPVALSQISQGSSHGHSSITSRGGMSVVGNTGYSSNTNGVGGSIPGILPTSAAIGNRSSVPGLGMSPILGNAGPRMSNSVGNIVGGNIGRSISSGAGLSVPGLASRLNLTANSGSGNLNVQGSNRLMSGVLQQASPQVMSMFGNSYPPAGGPLSQNHIQAVGNLNSMGMLNDLNSNDGSPFDINDFPQLSSRPSSAGGPQGQLGSLRKQIVQQNQEFSIQNEDFPALPGFKGGNADYGMDLHQKEQLHDNTLSMMQQQQFSMGRSGGFNLGGTYSSLRTQQQQQQQHAPSVSNSGLSFSNVNNQDPLYLHGSDVFSSSHSSYHQQSGGPPGIGLRPLNSPSTVSGIGSYDQLIQQYQQHQSQSQFRLQQMSALGQPYRDQGMKSMQAQATPDPFGMLGLLSVIRMSDPDLTSLALGIDLTTLGLNLNSAENLHKAFGSPWSDEPAKGDPEFTVPQCYYAKQPPPLNQAYFSKFQLDTLFYIFYSMPKDEAQLYAANELYNRGWFYHREHRLWFMRVANMEPLVKTNAYERGSYICFDPNTWETIRKDNFVLHYEMLEKRPLLPQH, encoded by the exons ATGTCAGGGTTACTCAAT TCATCTCTAAACGGGTCAGCTTCAAATCTCCCTGACAACACCGGACGCTCATTTCCTTCATCTTTCTCTCCTCAATCTGGTGCAGCTTCCCCTCTTTATCATCACTCTG GAAATATTCAGGGCCTTCATAACATGCATGGGAGTTTTAATGTTCCTAACATGTCGGGTACACTTGGTTCAAGAAACACAACAATAAATAATGTCCCTTCAAGCGGTGTCCAGCAatctggaaatagcctctctagtGGTCGTTTTGCATCAAATAATATTCCCGTAGCCCTTTCACAG ATATCCCAAGGAAGTTCTCATGGTCATTCCAGCATTACAAGTAGAGGTGGTATGAGTGTTGTTGGTAACACGGGATATAGTAGTAACACTAATGGTGTTGGGGGTTCTATTCCTGGAATTCTGCCAACCTCTGCGGCCATTGGTAATCGAAGCTCTGTTCCAGGCCTTGGCATGTCCCCAATTTTGGGAAATGCTGGTCCAAGGATGTCAAACTCAGTTGGAAATATAGTTGGAGGCAACATTGGGAGAAGCATCAGCTCTGGTGCAGGATTGTCTGTGCCTGGTCTTGCTTCTAGACTAAATTTGACTGCGAACAGTGGTTCTGGAAATTTAAATGTTCAAGGATCTAATAGGCTAATGAGTGGTGTCCTCCAGCAAG CCTCTCCGCAGGTAATGTCTATGTTTGGTAATTCATATCCTCCTGCTGGTGGTCCACTATCTCAGAACCATATCCAAGCAGTCGGCAACCTTAATTCTATGGGAATGCTGAATGATCTGAATTCAAATGATGGGTCTCCATTTGATATAAACGATTTCCCTCAGCTAAGCAGCCGACCTAGTTCTGCTGGAGGGCCTCAAGGACAATTGG GTTCACTGCGAAAACAAATTGTTCAACAAAATCAGGAATTCAGCATTCAAAATGAAGATTTCCCAGCCTTGCCTGGATTTAAAG GTGGCAATGCTGATTATGGTATGGATCTACaccagaaagaacaactccatgATAATACTCTTTCTATGATGCAGCAGCAGCAGTTCTCT ATGGGCAGATCTGGTGGCTTTAACTTGGGAGGGACATACTCATCACTTCgcacacagcagcaacagcaacagcaacatgCCCCATCGGTGAGTAATAGTGGTCTCTCTTTTTCAAATGTTAACAACCAGGATCCACTATATTTACATGGTTCAGATGTCTTCTCGTCATCGCACTCCAGTTATCACCAACAG TCTGGAGGACCTCCTGGTATCGGGTTACGACCTCTTAATTCTCCAAGTACTGTTTCTGGTATTGGCTCATACGATCAGCTTATCCAGCAGTATCAACAACATCAGAGTCAATCCCAATTTCGACTGCAGCAAATGTCTGCTTTAGGTCAGCCGTACAGGGATCAGGGCATGAAATCCATGCAGGCCCAAGCTACCCCTGACCCTTTTGGTATGCTTGGTTTACTAAGTGTAATAAGGATGAGCGATCCGGATCTGACTTCTCTTGCACTTGGAATTGATCTAACTACTCTTGGATTGAATTTGAACTCTGCCGAAAATTTACACAAGGCATTTGGTTCCCCATGGTCTGATGAGCCTGCCAAGGGTGATCCAGAATTTACTGTACCGCAATGTTATTATGCCAAGCAACCACCTCCTCTAAAT CAAGCATACTTCTCCAAGTTTCAGTTAGACACTTTGTTTTACATTTTCTACAG CATGCCAAAGGATGAAGCCCAATTATATGCTGCTAATGAATT GTATAATCGGGGCTGGTTTTACCACAGAGAACATCGATTATGGTTTATGAGGGTCGCCAACATGGAGCCTCTTGTCAAGACCAACGCCTATGAGAGAGgatcttatatatgttttgatcCAAACACATGGGAAACAATCCGCAAG GATAATTTTGTGCTCCACTATGAGATGTTGGAAAAAAGACCTCTTCTACCTCAGCACTAA